AGGTGAGGCTGTACTGCTTGTCGGCCGTGGTCTCCACCATCTGCGATATGATGCCTTCCTTGCCGGAGAGAAGCTCGACGGCGCGCTTACCCTGAGGGACGGAAAAGTGGTTGGAGTCGATGTAGCGCACCGCGCGATTGGACTCCACCAACCAGCCCGAGAGGGCCGACATGGCCTCCTCGAGGTTGGTCGGAAGGAGTACGCCGAGGCTGGCGTTTTGGAACATCCACGGGCCTTCCTCGAAGTCCCCGTTCACCACGGCGTTGTCTGCAAAATTGATCAACGAACGAGGCAGAATCAGACGAGGAACGATAGAACGAAGACGACGACGCGTGCTGCGCGCACCTTTGGGTCGTTCGGGAGCGAAGAGCTTCTTTATGGCAATGTTGTCAATGATGGGGCCGCAAGTGGGGTCGTCCTCCATGCCGGGGTTCTTGAAGCTGAGCAGCGACTCTGTGCCGTCGTCGGCCTCGGCCTGGAATGCCCAGGCGTAGGTGTCCCACCCCTCGACGCTGTAAAGCGTCTGCAAGTCCACCGTCGACGCCGCCGGCGACACCGACACATTAAGCGATTCCAGTTGCGCGCACGTCCGCGCCGCGCTAAACGTGACCGCGTAGGATGCCCCTTTCTCCAGCTGCAGCCCCTGTGATATCTGCGCCTCGTTACCCAGCCGCGCCGCACGAAGCCCTACAGCAGATGCCATTAAAGTCAAATAGAACAGAGCAACCAAAAATTCAGAGGAGAAAAAACATCcatgaaattaattaattacctTCGGGAACGATAAGAATCATGCCGCCTTGCTTCTGCCCGGACTCCACGAGCTCCACCATGCCATTGATGGTCCAGCCGGGGAGGGAGGTGATTCCTTCGCCCAGACCACTGCTGGCGGCCCCGCCCGAGGGCGCAGTCTCGAAATCCCCGTTGTTAATCAAACCTGCACTTTGTTCATGATGGAATAGTCAGATGACGGGCCGGCGGCCAGCCATGCCGAGCTAGGGGTGGCCATGGTGATGGCATAGTGGCAGACAAACAAGGGCCTAGGAAAGTGCGCCATCAGCAAAGCGTAGCAGAAGAACGAAGTCCAACATTGCCCACTTTCTCCGTTCCATGATGCAGGAACTAAAAACTATTTCTTTGTTTAATGTTCATCTCGATCGGCATCAAGCTTTTACTTTTTCTAAAGCTCAAATTGTTTACGTTGGTTGATCAAGACAACCCAATCAAACAAGTACCTAACGGTTGCTACTTCTATGTAAGATATAGAGGTCACATGGAATCCTGTTTTATGTCTAGAAATCTAATATAATCACGGAATAGATAGATTATAGCAATATGAGTGACTGATATTGACATTTGTCGAATAAGATAATCAAGTGATCCTGCTTTGGACCATCTAGTCATTATCATTTCTTCGAAGCTAAGAGAAGTCAAGGTTAATTAATAAGGATCTACACTCACTTTAACCAGACGGTGGCATAATGGTGAAGAGTAAATGCACATGAAGTAGAAATTAAAAGAGTTGTTGCAACTCATGCGGAGGACAGCGAAGCAATAAATATTTACCGACGAGTACGTAACACAGTTTATACGGAATCTCTATGTCAACAACTGCAGCTAGCTGCAGAATAGTAAGTAACATTTTAGGTAGCTGGTAAAGAAGGAAGACTAAGACACTCCGGTGCTTTCGCTATTACAAGAGATTCTTGCAGGGATGTGTAGCGAGTCAAGAAAGAAAAACTAACTAAGATGGCAGTATGAATGCTATCGGACTGCGAACGaaataagttcagatttgctatcAGACTGCTAAATTTTTCTTCTTTAGAAGCTTGGAAAGGAATGATAACAGGGCAGCTAAACGAACAAAAATTCCAAATAACCTTTAGAAATTGGGAATCCAGGATGAAAGGAGAACGCGGAAGGGAAAGAGGCATACCGTCTTCCACTGCAGCTGAAACACAACGAGCGAAAAGGAGGAGGACGGTGAGGCAAGGAAGAGGAGTGAGTGGGTTCATCTCCGGGAGACAGGAAAGTGACGTGACCAGCAGCGGATCAGGAGCAGGACTGAGCAGAGTGGCTCTTCCCCCTTCGCCCTCTTCCTGCAGTTCCGAGGAGTGAGTGGACGCACCATTCGCTTGGCTCAGTGGCAGGCCTTTTTATTACCTCTGATTCTATTTCCTTTGGCACTTTGTTTGGTCAGTGGGGAATGCGATCAATAGTTTTTTGCTTCGGTAATTTACTCGATGTAATTTCGCTATACtaaaaattagattaaaaatagatatatttaattatttgtaTATTGTGATGGCGTTCAGTTCACTCATAAGAAATgaagtagaaataaatatcataatatTATAAAATCAGAATAGAATaagtaaattttaatattattcttaaaaataatgtttagttgaatattttcaatctgatttaatttaaattttattttttacctttaaaaaataataagaaaaaaaattaaattaaagaaaaaatatgataagagaaaaAGTGTAATGAAAAATATGAGGAGAGAGAATATGATaggagagagaaactatgatagGAAAAattatgataagagagaaaatgtattgagagagaaaatgtaatgaaaaAATGAAGTGAGGAAAAatgtgatgaaagaaaatgaggaaagattgaggagagagaaagtaggttgagagagaaagtaggttgagagagaaaatgtgatgagaaaatgaagaaaaataaagtatgatgagaaaaaaaaatagagagagtgtgatgagagaaaatgaagagagagaaagtgtaatgaaataaattgaggagagagagtatggtaagaaagattgaaaaagagaaagtatgatgagaaataaAGTAGGatgaaaaaataagaaaagagtgtATGATAAAAGATAAACTATGATTGAAGAGAATAAAGAGAGTATGTGTAATGGAAAAGAATATAGGGAGATAATGATAaagaacaaggaaaaagaaaatatattgagagaaaaagtatgatgaaaaaatgaggataGAGAAAGTACAGTACGATGAGAGAAATagtatgattaaaaaaaataaaaagaaaacaaggaaaatgaaaaaaaaaattgaataaaatatattaaaaatatttttatctaaagtttaatttttattttcatttttatcaaaatctaaaaaaaaaatgtattttatcaatatctaaatttttaaatttcattctacaattttaattttactcttattaattaaattaaagatttGATAGAGAATCTATTTTCTTTTCTAAACTCTGAAACTAAACACCACCTGAATGgaaggaaaaggaggaagtgaTTAGAATGGAggagaaaattaaattaaaaaaatgaaaggaAAAAGAATATAATGGTAATAATTTCCTCCGCCTTTTACGTACTGGCGATACCACGACGTTCAGTGACCAATGTCAAATCGTCAAACTTATTGAAAAGCAAAAAACAGACAATATAGAGGAtgtaataagaaaaagaaaacgcCAGTATACTTTCAAAAGATCCaacgaatataaaaaaatatataatcataTAAATTTTGTGTTAGGATACGTTGAATAAATAGATTGtttatattttagaaaatataagaaACATGTTTTTTAGTAAAACAAAAAAGGATAAAGAAACAAGGtgacttttgattttttttcctagGAATCAAAATTAGAATAAAAATAGAAAGAATCGGAATCGGAAAAAGAATGGAAATGAGTATgagtatgaatattatttttaaaaataatatttgattagttaaatattttatatcagaacaaattaaaaaaaaattggttggAGACGAAAATAGGAGAGAAAAATAGATGTAAGAGAAAAATACGATGAAAGAGAACGATGAAAGAGAAAgtttgatgagagagaaaatgtaatgagaaagaataaagagagaaaaaatatgataagacaaaatgagaaaaaaaatgtgATGAAATAGCATAATGAAaagatgaggagagagaaaatatgatgagcgAGAaggtatgatgggagagaatgaaaagagagaaagtatgacgagagaaaataagaagagaGAGCGTGTGATGGGAGATATTGAGGGGAAAGAAAATGTGataggagagaaagcatgatgagagagaatgaggagagaaaatatgatgagagaatatgaaaaaaatgaaaatgtGATAAGAGAGAATGAAAAAAgtgaaaatgtgatgagagaaaatgaaaagagaGCGTGTGATGAGTGAGATTGAGGTGagaaaagtatgatgaaagaaaaaGTAAGATaggaaaaaatgagaaaaaaaatgatgagAGAAAAGTATGATAAAAGAGGAtcaggagagagaaagtatatgagaaagaaagaagagaaagaaataaggagagagaatatGATGGAAGatattgaagagagagaaaaaatgatgagagagaataaggagagagaaagtgataagaaaaaaaaattaaacaaatatattaaaggtattttcgtccaaaacttaactcattctcattctcatcaaAACCCAAGTGAAGAGGTGAGTTTCATTAATACCCAAATTTTTAGGTTTCActctaaaattttaattccattctcatcaaccaaacacaaagtTTGAGAATAAATCCATTTTTTCATTCCCAAACCCTAAACCAAAAGCCACCTAATATTTTATAAGCAAATTATCATCGAGACTTTATTCCCTtttatctttgaaaaaaaaactcaccaaaaattttaaactagaatAAAATAGATTCCTATGTGAGATCGTCCTAGAGGGTCATTGATGAGATGTCTAAAAAGTTACAATGTCACCTGCCACTAGGGCTATaaacgaatcgagccggctcgcgagcttttcgagccggctcgaaatatattcgattcgtattcgaatttatcgaattcgaaccgaactcgaacatgttcgataagatttcgagccgaattcgaatcTATAACATTTTGTTCGAATATTCGCGAGCCGCTTGCAAGCTtttgtataattttattatatatttattattttctaatatGTTATTCAATAAATGTATTataatagttttaaaattttgaatttgatgagTAACGATTCTGCACTCATGCTTAATGGGTTAAAAAATTGCAGGTTAATGG
The genomic region above belongs to Zingiber officinale cultivar Zhangliang chromosome 11A, Zo_v1.1, whole genome shotgun sequence and contains:
- the LOC122032373 gene encoding uncharacterized protein LOC122032373, translating into MNPLTPLPCLTVLLLFARCVSAAVEDGLINNGDFETAPSGGAASSGLGEGITSLPGWTINGMVELVESGQKQGGMILIVPEGLRAARLGNEAQISQGLQLEKGASYAVTFSAARTCAQLESLNVSVSPAASTVDLQTLYSVEGWDTYAWAFQAEADDGTESLLSFKNPGMEDDPTCGPIIDNIAIKKLFAPERPKDNAVVNGDFEEGPWMFQNASLGVLLPTNLEEAMSALSGWLVESNRAVRYIDSNHFSVPQGKRAVELLSGKEGIISQMVETTADKQYSLTFTVGAAGDSCQAPLAVMAFAGDQAQNFHYAPTGNATSQPANITFTARADRTRIAFYSVYYNTRSDDHSSLCGPVVDEVRVWGASGAAAATPAWVATLPSLLVTVLMLISA